One Mercurialis annua linkage group LG3, ddMerAnnu1.2, whole genome shotgun sequence DNA window includes the following coding sequences:
- the LOC126674651 gene encoding F-box/LRR-repeat protein At5g63520-like, with protein sequence MAKNSSNSTKKTVMMRSSCGFTSVSEDVIENILTRLNALSFASASCVSKSWNNVCVRILSKPKLATALSLNPSLEEAMKEVLDKVLLEPIVPHFVIACIGKEFILEVTHQLLTTRFGTRVPIITNAASGIIGLDAATDKLKEIRWGKSDEDDEDSEDDDDDDDEGVINRGIVLVVGFVPGLKVEAIPLLRSKEIHRTAFVDKFVTDIKDYTSSVSDTTSPSGIILFGDRNMDIKPILARIDWELEKETVIVGDAKGCFLSTSVDNSHNNNKDDYFTGAVALVFAKDKHKSHGIGEIEFHLTLSTGMMPFGPQLQAICVIAKDADYSWLTARMDGDYEILDGQVLLSDINEQFRDQEFPEIYIGVVQQREYQISPESTISKASMEFYEVVGGNRQFFVINGVGIRPGDYFLFYHSDSDTASSSCGDAFRDLKILRPELKSKTCSNKGSCSSSSRSAEREVFGGLMFSCHSRGEVFYPKEDSSPIHGNFPGVPLAGVYCVGEIGRGGFSPSITQEDDEDKSASCSLHYHSSIYLVLSYVPPSTSSESDR encoded by the exons ATGGCAAAGAACTCGTCGAACTCGACGAAGAAGACGGTAATGATGAGAAGTAGTTGCGGGTTTACTTCGGTCAGTGAGGATGTTATAGAGAACATTCTGACAAGGCTGAACGCTTTGTCGTTTGCTTCAGCTTCTTGCGTTAGCAAATCGTGGAACAATGTTTGTGTTCGGATCCTGTCAAAACCGAAGCTTGCCACTGCTCTTTCTCTTAACCCTTCTCTCGAA GAAGCTATGAAAGAGGTTCTTGACAAGGTTCTTCTAGAGCCTATTGTTCCTCACTTTGTTATTGCCTGCATTGGCAAGGAATTCATCTTGGAAGTGACTCACCAACTG CTCACAACGAGATTCGGTACAAGAGTTCCCATAATTACCAATGCTGCCAGTGGGATCATTGGTCTTGATGCTGCTACTGATAAACTGAAAGAAATACGGTGGGGAAAAAGCGACGAAGACGACGAGGACAGCGAAGATGACGACGATGATGACGATGAAGGTGTAATTAATCGAGGGATTGTTCTGGTTGTTGGATTTGTTCCGGGTCTCAAAGTTGAAGCCATTCCACTTTTGCGTTCCAAGGAG ATTCATCGAACAGCTTTCGTGGACAAGTTCGTGACCGACATAAAAGACTATACTTCTTCTGTTTCAGACACTACCTCACCTTCTGGGATCATTTTGTTTGGA GATCGAAACATGGACATTAAACCTATTCTTGCAAGAATTG ATTGGGAACTAGAAAAGGAAACAGTAATCGTCGGAGATGCGAAAGGGTGCTTCTTAAGCACAAGTGTTGATAATTCTCACAATAACAACAAAGATGACTACTTTACTGGTGCTGTTGCTCTTGTTTTTGCCAAGGACAAACACAAATCTCATG GAATTGGAGAAATTGAATTTCATTTGACCCTGTCAACGGGTATGATGCCATTTGGTCCTCAGCTTCAGGCAATCTGCGTAATCGCGAAAGACGCAGATTACTCATGGCTCACCGCTCGAATGGACGGAGATTATGAAATCCTTGACGGCCAAGTTCTCTTATCAGATATAAATGAACAG TTCAGAGACCAAGAATTTCCTGAAATTTATATCGGAGTTGTACAACAAAGAGAATACCAAATCAGCCCAGAAAGCACAATATCAAAAGCATCCATGGAATTTTATGAAGTTGTCGG AGGAAATAGACAATTCTTCGTCATTAACGGAGTCGGCATCAGACCAGGAGACTACTTCCTGTTTTACCATTCAGATTCTGATACTGCATCATCTTCCTGCGGTGATGCATTTAGAGATCTAAAAATTCTGAGACCGGAATTGAAAAGCAAAACCTGTAGTAATAAAGGTTCATGTAGCAGTAGTAGTAGAAGTGCAGAACGAGAAGTATTCGGAGGGTTAATGTTTTCGTGCCATTCCAGAGGAGAAGTATTCTATCCGAAGGAGGATAGCTCTCCGATTCATGGAAATTTTCCCGGAGTTCCGTTAGCTGGAGTGTACTGCGTCGGAGAAATTGGAAGAGGAGGTTTTTCACCGTCAATTACTcaagaagatgatgaagataAGTCGGCTAGTTGCTCTCTGCATTACCATAGCTCGATTTACTTGGTTTTATCGTATGTTCCGCCGTCAACTTCTTCAGAGTCGGACCGTTAA